In Panacibacter ginsenosidivorans, the following proteins share a genomic window:
- a CDS encoding Gfo/Idh/MocA family oxidoreductase, with product MDKYKNVGLIECRDHGPVLQMSETSKLNGYNIKKVYLNNNISEKEVKDQYPQAEIVNDTRSIINDALIDLVIVSSPHDADMDIVGEVLEAGKYVRVI from the coding sequence ATGGACAAGTATAAAAATGTGGGATTGATAGAATGCAGGGACCATGGACCGGTTTTACAAATGTCAGAAACAAGCAAACTAAATGGCTACAACATAAAAAAGGTTTACCTCAATAACAATATATCCGAAAAAGAAGTAAAGGACCAATACCCGCAGGCAGAAATAGTAAACGATACCAGATCAATCATCAATGATGCATTAATTGATCTAGTAATTGTTTCCTCGCCGCATGATGCGGACATGGATATTGTGGGCGAAGTACTGGAAGCAGGAAAATATGTAAGAGTAATATAA
- a CDS encoding methylglyoxal synthase, whose amino-acid sequence MEKGNMTTVKRIAITAQEHKKTELIEWSYFKREALAKHQLIATGTTADIIEGTVDVPVQKILSGAVGGYTQLATMIEEGKIDALIFFSDAMKDSFNNSDIRKLLELAISHNIIVCCNRTTADYVMDSILMNESYTPEGPAYIPASKKGALTAVAEDEIKLAV is encoded by the coding sequence ATGGAAAAAGGAAATATGACAACAGTAAAACGAATAGCCATCACAGCGCAGGAGCATAAAAAAACTGAGCTGATAGAATGGTCTTATTTCAAAAGAGAAGCATTGGCAAAACACCAGTTGATTGCAACAGGCACTACTGCCGATATTATAGAAGGCACTGTAGATGTACCTGTACAAAAAATATTGAGTGGTGCAGTTGGCGGATACACACAACTTGCTACAATGATTGAAGAAGGAAAAATTGATGCACTCATTTTTTTCAGTGATGCAATGAAAGATTCTTTCAACAACAGTGATATAAGAAAGTTGCTGGAACTCGCTATCAGCCACAACATTATTGTTTGTTGTAACCGCACAACAGCAGATTATGTTATGGACTCAATATTAATGAATGAGTCTTACACACCGGAAGGACCAGCCTATATACCTGCTTCAAAAAAGGGTGCATTAACTGCAGTTGCTGAAGATGAAATAAAACTTGCCGTATAA
- a CDS encoding MFS transporter, which translates to MNKKGFLSSIKPSLLTLTIGGFAIGMTEFMMMGVLPDVAKSLQVSIPTAGHLISIYALGVVIGAPLLVALSGKFAPKKVLMTLMLMFCVFNALFALAPNYELLMVARFFAGLPHGAFFGMGAVVASKLAEPGREARAVSVMFAGLTIANIIGVPLGTYIGHNLSWRLSFFIIAAVALIAAGSIKKWMPNVKAASENSFRDSIKVFGKSELWLIIGISAIGTGGLFAWISYIAPLMTEVAGFNSNMVTVIMIIAGLGMAVGNFIGGRFADRFSPLKTTGTLLLTMIVALIIVALVSSFQPTAILMTFITGAIAFAVIAPMQMLMINAARGSEMLASAALQASANMGNALGAFLGGLPIAAGFGYTSPEYAGAGLAFIGLLFCIGIGYRKRKEQPVELLAITEQPITTTVKTILHKNINHEKVIHS; encoded by the coding sequence ATGAACAAAAAAGGATTTCTCTCTTCGATAAAACCAAGTTTACTTACACTTACCATTGGCGGGTTTGCTATTGGTATGACGGAATTTATGATGATGGGTGTATTACCTGATGTAGCAAAATCATTACAGGTATCTATACCCACTGCGGGGCATTTAATATCTATTTATGCATTGGGTGTTGTAATAGGTGCACCATTATTGGTCGCATTATCTGGAAAGTTTGCGCCTAAAAAAGTATTGATGACCTTAATGCTGATGTTCTGTGTATTTAATGCGCTGTTTGCATTAGCACCAAACTACGAACTATTAATGGTAGCAAGATTTTTTGCTGGTTTACCACATGGCGCTTTCTTTGGAATGGGTGCAGTAGTTGCAAGTAAACTTGCAGAACCAGGTAGAGAAGCAAGAGCTGTATCTGTAATGTTTGCAGGATTAACGATTGCAAATATTATCGGTGTGCCATTGGGAACTTATATTGGTCACAATCTTAGCTGGAGACTTTCATTCTTCATCATTGCAGCAGTTGCATTGATAGCAGCAGGTAGCATTAAAAAATGGATGCCCAATGTAAAAGCAGCTTCAGAAAATAGTTTTCGCGACAGCATAAAAGTATTTGGCAAATCAGAGCTATGGCTCATCATTGGCATCTCTGCAATTGGTACAGGCGGTCTCTTTGCATGGATCAGTTATATAGCCCCGTTGATGACAGAAGTTGCTGGCTTCAACAGTAATATGGTTACAGTTATTATGATCATTGCTGGTCTTGGTATGGCTGTTGGTAATTTTATTGGTGGTCGTTTTGCAGACCGCTTTTCACCACTCAAAACAACTGGCACATTGTTGCTTACAATGATCGTTGCACTTATCATTGTTGCATTGGTATCTTCATTTCAACCAACAGCAATATTGATGACATTCATTACAGGCGCTATTGCATTCGCCGTAATTGCGCCTATGCAAATGCTTATGATCAATGCGGCCAGAGGTTCTGAAATGCTTGCCTCTGCTGCATTACAGGCCAGCGCTAATATGGGTAATGCACTTGGTGCATTTCTTGGTGGTTTACCGATAGCTGCAGGCTTTGGATATACTTCTCCTGAATATGCAGGTGCTGGTCTTGCATTTATTGGTCTTCTGTTTTGTATTGGTATCGGCTACCGAAAAAGAAAAGAGCAGCCTGTTGAGTTGCTGGCAATAACAGAACAGCCAATTACAACAACAGTAAAAACTATTCTTCACAAAAACATAAATCATGAAAAAGTTATTCATTCATAA
- a CDS encoding inositol oxygenase family protein, whose translation MKADFLPQTNPLESLDEWEDDLLTRYPDPETIVQNKTVEEYRDYENTTRDTVKEFYKLNHTYQTYDFVMQKRNDYLKFDKKKMPVWSAFEFLNQLVDDSDPDTDLDQFQHLLQTSEAIRRDGHPDWMVAVGLIHDLGKVLCLFGEPQWAVVGDTFPVGCAYSDKVVYPEFFSLNSDYNNEVYSTKNGVYEEGCGLRNVTMSWGHDEYIYHIAKERIPEEGLYMLRYHSFYAWHREGAYDHLLDDHDRAMLKWVKLFNPYDLYSKNPTPPNWTELKPYYEDLVAKYLPAEIRF comes from the coding sequence ATGAAAGCAGATTTCTTGCCGCAAACAAACCCATTGGAATCTTTAGATGAATGGGAAGATGATTTACTTACCCGCTATCCAGATCCTGAAACAATCGTACAGAACAAAACAGTAGAAGAATACCGCGATTACGAAAATACTACCAGGGATACGGTGAAAGAATTCTATAAACTTAATCATACATACCAGACGTATGACTTTGTGATGCAGAAACGTAACGATTACCTGAAGTTTGATAAAAAGAAAATGCCGGTATGGAGTGCATTTGAATTCCTCAATCAACTCGTTGATGATTCCGATCCAGATACAGACCTCGATCAGTTTCAGCACTTGTTACAAACATCAGAAGCCATACGCAGAGATGGTCATCCCGACTGGATGGTAGCAGTTGGTTTGATTCATGATCTTGGTAAAGTATTGTGTTTATTTGGTGAGCCACAATGGGCAGTTGTTGGTGATACATTCCCTGTTGGTTGCGCATACTCCGATAAGGTTGTCTATCCTGAGTTCTTTAGTCTCAATTCTGATTATAATAACGAAGTGTATAGCACCAAAAACGGTGTTTACGAAGAAGGTTGCGGATTGCGTAATGTAACAATGAGTTGGGGCCACGATGAATATATTTACCATATAGCAAAAGAGCGTATTCCTGAAGAAGGTTTGTATATGCTGCGCTATCATTCATTTTACGCATGGCACCGCGAAGGTGCATATGATCATTTATTAGATGATCATGATCGTGCAATGCTAAAATGGGTAAAGCTGTTTAATCCTTATGATCTCTATTCAAAGAATCCAACGCCGCCAAACTGGACTGAATTGAAACCATATTACGAAGATTTGGTAGCAAAATATTTGCCTGCTGAAATAAGATTTTGA
- a CDS encoding T9SS type A sorting domain-containing protein → MKTVSAYLLFINCALLGSFGLQSNTKPGTSTVHYTHDLQTVCHHDALPVSEYTLTDTAKAVSDAEPVRYKKPPRPLKIFDLYPNPANKIIYIHITGKQTVTLHNEEGKLIFRTAIREKATVNLSPLPAGNYILTDEKTGTEKKFSIVR, encoded by the coding sequence TTGAAAACTGTATCCGCATACCTGCTATTCATTAATTGTGCCCTCCTTGGATCTTTTGGGTTACAAAGTAATACCAAACCGGGTACATCTACCGTACATTATACGCACGATTTGCAAACTGTTTGTCATCATGATGCTTTACCAGTTTCTGAATATACTTTAACTGACACAGCAAAAGCTGTTTCAGATGCAGAACCGGTTCGTTATAAAAAGCCACCAAGGCCTTTAAAAATTTTTGATCTTTATCCCAACCCTGCAAATAAGATCATTTATATACATATTACCGGTAAGCAAACAGTTACGCTGCATAATGAAGAAGGTAAGCTGATATTCAGGACAGCTATAAGAGAAAAAGCTACTGTAAACCTTAGCCCTTTGCCCGCAGGTAATTATATTCTTACAGATGAAAAAACGGGTACCGAAAAGAAGTTTAGTATTGTGCGTTAA
- a CDS encoding phosphosulfolactate synthase encodes MNFNLSQMPARNQRPRTSGITMVMDKGLSITEVHNFMSISYPHVDIVKLGFGTSYVTPNLREKIEAYQSYDIPVYFGGTLFEAFLIRNQFEDYIAICKDYKIDYMEVSDGSVTIPHAEKCGYIEKLTKHGTVLSEVGSKDAAHIIPPYKWIELMRAELEAGSSYVIAEARESGNVGIYRGSGEVREGLVQEILTQIPGEKILWEAPQKGQQLYFLELLGCNVNLGNIAPTEVIPLEAMRVGLRGDTFDLYLNKETA; translated from the coding sequence ATGAATTTTAATTTATCGCAAATGCCCGCACGTAATCAGCGGCCACGGACTTCAGGCATTACAATGGTTATGGATAAGGGATTGAGCATTACAGAGGTACATAATTTCATGAGCATTTCTTACCCGCATGTTGATATTGTGAAACTGGGTTTTGGTACATCGTACGTTACACCTAACCTGAGAGAAAAAATTGAAGCATACCAGTCTTACGACATACCGGTATATTTTGGCGGTACACTTTTCGAGGCGTTTTTAATTCGCAATCAATTTGAAGATTATATAGCTATCTGCAAAGATTACAAGATCGATTACATGGAAGTGAGCGATGGTTCGGTTACCATACCGCATGCAGAAAAATGTGGCTATATAGAAAAACTTACCAAACATGGAACCGTACTGAGCGAAGTAGGCAGCAAAGATGCGGCGCATATTATTCCGCCTTATAAATGGATAGAACTGATGCGTGCAGAGCTGGAAGCCGGTTCTTCTTATGTAATTGCAGAGGCAAGAGAATCTGGTAACGTTGGCATTTATCGCGGCAGTGGTGAAGTGCGTGAAGGTCTTGTACAGGAAATTCTAACACAGATACCCGGCGAAAAAATTCTTTGGGAAGCGCCACAGAAAGGTCAGCAATTATATTTTCTTGAACTACTTGGCTGCAATGTAAACCTTGGCAATATTGCACCGACAGAAGTGATTCCGCTGGAAGCTATGCGTGTAGGTTTACGCGGAGACACATTTGATCTTTACCTGAATAAAGAAACTGCATGA
- a CDS encoding shikimate dehydrogenase family protein yields the protein MIREYGLIGYPLSHSFSQKYFTEKFHRDGIHDAIFHAFPIPTIDYLPHLIEEHPLLKGFAITIPYKREVMQFLDTKTEAVEKMQACNCVSIRHGKLHGYNTDVYGFEQSFIRYLKPHHTKALILGTGGASSAVAFVLDHLHIDYRYVSRHRDVDRHILGYADISENMLSLYTVIINCTPLGTYPKVDEAPEIPYQLLTEKHYLFDLVYNPPKTKFLSLGEKQGAAVQNGYDMLILQAEENWKLWNEE from the coding sequence ATGATACGGGAATACGGATTGATCGGTTATCCACTCTCACATTCTTTTTCACAAAAATATTTTACGGAAAAGTTTCATCGTGATGGGATTCATGATGCAATTTTTCATGCTTTCCCCATACCAACAATCGATTACTTACCGCATTTGATTGAAGAGCATCCGTTATTAAAGGGTTTTGCCATCACTATTCCATACAAAAGAGAAGTGATGCAATTTCTCGATACTAAAACAGAAGCTGTAGAAAAAATGCAGGCCTGCAATTGTGTTTCCATCCGGCATGGTAAACTACACGGTTATAACACAGATGTTTATGGATTTGAACAATCTTTTATCAGGTACCTGAAGCCTCATCATACAAAAGCATTGATACTTGGTACGGGTGGTGCTTCTTCCGCCGTTGCATTTGTACTGGATCATTTACACATTGACTATCGTTATGTATCGCGTCATCGTGATGTGGACAGGCATATTCTTGGTTATGCTGACATTAGTGAAAACATGTTAAGCCTTTATACCGTTATTATCAATTGCACACCGTTGGGCACTTATCCAAAAGTTGATGAAGCACCTGAAATACCTTACCAATTGCTAACAGAGAAACATTACCTGTTTGACCTGGTGTATAATCCTCCTAAAACTAAATTTCTTTCTTTAGGAGAAAAGCAGGGCGCGGCTGTTCAAAATGGTTATGATATGCTGATCTTGCAGGCAGAAGAGAATTGGAAATTATGGAATGAAGAATAA
- a CDS encoding alkaline phosphatase family protein: MKNILIASLLLITVSSFAQTKKAVFIIIDGIPADLIERLNAPTIKEISKGGGFVHAYCGGEKGTYDETPTISAVGYTTILTGTWVNKHNVWDNDGIKENYNYKTIFRYLKDIDPSKKIAIFSTWLDNRTILCGDGLPETNNLRFDYAFDGLELDTVHYPHDKNADYIKYIDDTVSTVAGEYIKANGPDLSWVYLEHTDDMGHRYGDSKQYYDAIEAADTRIKKVWDAIQYRKKQFGEDWLIIITTDHGRDSSGHNHGGQSDREKNGWIATNAKNLNAEFKTDPASQADIMPAIANFMNISIPKENAMEIDGTSFIGTISANKPTTKLENGKITINWNAVTKEGNAKLWLATTNNFKTGGKDEYKMVAEIPLSKQQAIIDVSKMPSAFYKIVIETPTNILNRWIAVK, from the coding sequence ATGAAAAATATACTGATCGCATCTCTGTTATTAATCACCGTCAGCAGCTTTGCGCAAACAAAAAAAGCAGTCTTTATTATTATTGATGGTATTCCGGCTGATCTTATTGAAAGATTAAATGCGCCAACAATCAAAGAAATTTCTAAAGGAGGTGGATTTGTACATGCATATTGTGGTGGTGAAAAAGGTACATACGATGAAACGCCAACGATTTCGGCCGTTGGTTATACAACAATACTTACAGGAACATGGGTTAACAAACACAATGTTTGGGATAATGATGGCATAAAGGAAAACTATAACTACAAAACTATTTTCCGATATTTAAAAGATATTGATCCATCGAAGAAGATTGCTATTTTTTCTACGTGGTTAGATAACAGAACCATTCTTTGTGGTGATGGTTTGCCGGAAACAAATAATCTAAGATTCGATTATGCTTTTGATGGGTTGGAATTAGATACGGTTCATTACCCGCATGATAAGAATGCGGATTACATAAAATATATTGATGACACTGTTTCAACAGTTGCAGGCGAGTATATAAAAGCAAATGGTCCTGATCTTTCATGGGTTTATTTAGAGCATACAGATGATATGGGACACCGTTATGGTGACAGCAAACAATATTATGATGCAATTGAAGCTGCAGACACGCGGATAAAAAAAGTATGGGATGCCATTCAATATCGTAAAAAACAATTTGGAGAAGATTGGTTGATCATTATTACAACAGATCATGGAAGAGACAGCAGCGGACATAATCATGGCGGGCAAAGTGATAGGGAAAAAAATGGATGGATCGCGACAAATGCAAAAAACCTGAATGCCGAATTTAAAACCGACCCGGCATCGCAGGCAGATATAATGCCAGCCATAGCAAATTTTATGAACATCAGTATTCCAAAAGAAAATGCAATGGAAATTGATGGCACTTCTTTTATTGGAACCATTAGCGCAAATAAACCAACAACAAAATTGGAGAATGGAAAAATTACAATAAACTGGAATGCGGTTACAAAAGAAGGTAACGCAAAATTATGGTTAGCTACAACCAACAACTTTAAAACAGGCGGTAAAGATGAGTATAAAATGGTTGCTGAAATTCCACTTAGTAAACAGCAGGCAATAATTGATGTGAGCAAAATGCCGTCAGCATTTTATAAAATTGTAATTGAAACACCAACGAATATTTTGAACAGGTGGATCGCTGTGAAATGA
- the mnmA gene encoding tRNA 2-thiouridine(34) synthase MnmA has protein sequence MSRKGKVLVAMSGGIDSTVTALMLHHEGYEVVGITMKTWDYATSGGGHKETGCCNLDSFNDARAAAVQHGFPHFILDIREEFGDFVIENFVEEYLAGRTPNPCVMCNTHIKWRALLKRANALNCDFIATGHYANIYQADNGRYTISKGLDETKDQSYVLWGLDQELLSRTIMPLGKYRKTVIRQMAHDYGYPELAKKSESYEICFVPDNDYRGFLKRRVDGLEENVAGGWFIDKEGKKLGQHKGYPFYTVGQRKGLDIALGKPAYVIAIDPSTNTVILGDEDDLAQNDMLVTKLNWIKYNGVTDGMESFTKIRYKDKGALSNLYNDDNGIRVRFYENVKSITPGQSAVFYEGDEVIGGGIIQRGTLI, from the coding sequence ATGAGCCGTAAGGGAAAAGTTTTGGTGGCAATGAGTGGCGGTATTGATAGTACCGTTACGGCGCTTATGCTGCATCACGAAGGTTATGAAGTGGTGGGCATTACGATGAAAACATGGGATTACGCTACAAGTGGCGGCGGGCATAAAGAAACAGGCTGTTGCAATTTAGATAGCTTTAACGATGCACGTGCAGCCGCTGTGCAACATGGGTTTCCACATTTTATTTTAGATATACGTGAAGAGTTTGGCGATTTTGTAATTGAGAATTTTGTGGAAGAATATCTCGCAGGTCGCACGCCAAACCCCTGTGTAATGTGCAATACGCATATTAAATGGCGTGCATTGCTGAAACGTGCCAATGCATTGAATTGCGATTTTATCGCAACCGGGCATTACGCAAATATTTACCAGGCAGATAATGGAAGATATACAATCAGCAAAGGTTTGGATGAAACAAAAGACCAGAGTTATGTTTTGTGGGGGCTTGATCAGGAATTGCTTTCAAGAACAATTATGCCGCTGGGGAAATATCGCAAGACTGTGATAAGGCAAATGGCGCATGATTACGGTTATCCTGAACTGGCAAAGAAAAGTGAGAGTTATGAAATATGTTTTGTGCCGGATAATGATTACCGCGGATTTTTAAAGCGCCGTGTAGATGGTTTGGAAGAAAACGTTGCAGGGGGTTGGTTTATTGACAAAGAAGGAAAGAAATTGGGTCAGCATAAAGGTTATCCTTTTTATACTGTTGGTCAGCGTAAGGGTTTGGATATTGCGCTTGGCAAACCTGCCTACGTTATAGCTATTGATCCATCAACAAATACAGTTATACTTGGTGATGAAGATGATCTTGCGCAGAACGATATGCTTGTAACAAAACTTAACTGGATAAAGTATAATGGAGTAACAGATGGCATGGAGTCATTTACCAAAATACGTTACAAAGACAAAGGCGCATTGAGCAATTTATATAATGATGATAATGGCATTCGTGTTCGCTTTTATGAAAATGTAAAAAGCATTACACCGGGACAAAGTGCTGTATTTTATGAAGGCGATGAAGTGATTGGCGGTGGAATAATTCAAAGAGGTACGCTGATATAA
- a CDS encoding PQQ-dependent sugar dehydrogenase, translated as MKKYLSFRLVLLMNIVLAIGCSSKTDAQPQLTFTPYINNISAAVDIKNAGDGSNRLFIVQQSGEIRIFKNGALLSTPFLNMSNLVKYASEQGLLSIAFPPNYKQAGYFFIYYNARNENVTLARYKVSTSNPDVADPSSGVILFSYPKPGGFGNHNGGCLQFGKDGYLYSSIGDGGSGGDPFNNAQNLASPFGKIHRLDVRKLTAPYYKVPADNPFINTANAVKTIWAYGLRNTWRWSFDRQTGDVWLGDVGQDLWEEVDFSTPQQAGGANYGWRCYEGNNTYNTDSCRGKRNYRFPIFSYPHNLDTGGLSVIGGYVYRGNAFPALKGYYVCADYLSSNAWKIISNGSGGWNIYLQKNVPASIVSFGEDEQGELYAASFNGTIYKVGATATAIKANEQAGNTNAIKNNYIFPTVVTNGKINIVMKDNFSRVRILNVSGQQIMQQQLAAQVRTFTLSLPHLTAGMYLLELAGKTTEKFKFFIQ; from the coding sequence ATGAAAAAATATTTATCCTTCCGGTTAGTATTACTAATGAATATTGTATTAGCTATTGGTTGTTCTTCAAAAACGGATGCGCAACCGCAGCTTACATTTACTCCTTACATCAATAACATATCCGCTGCGGTTGATATCAAAAATGCCGGCGATGGCTCAAATCGTTTATTTATTGTTCAGCAATCAGGTGAAATACGAATATTTAAAAATGGAGCGTTGCTTAGCACGCCATTTTTAAATATGAGTAATCTTGTTAAGTATGCAAGCGAGCAAGGCTTATTAAGTATTGCTTTCCCTCCGAATTATAAACAGGCAGGATATTTTTTTATTTACTACAATGCACGAAATGAGAATGTTACACTGGCTCGTTATAAAGTAAGCACTTCGAATCCGGATGTAGCTGATCCTTCCTCAGGTGTTATTTTATTTTCTTATCCAAAGCCTGGAGGTTTTGGTAATCATAATGGGGGCTGTTTGCAATTTGGTAAAGATGGTTATTTATACAGTTCAATTGGTGATGGCGGTAGTGGTGGCGACCCGTTCAATAATGCACAGAATCTTGCTTCTCCTTTTGGTAAAATTCACAGGCTTGACGTAAGAAAGCTTACTGCACCTTATTATAAAGTTCCTGCCGATAACCCCTTTATAAATACTGCAAATGCAGTAAAGACGATCTGGGCTTATGGCCTGCGTAATACCTGGCGCTGGAGTTTTGATCGTCAAACCGGCGATGTGTGGTTAGGTGATGTAGGGCAGGATCTTTGGGAAGAAGTAGATTTCTCAACACCCCAACAAGCAGGAGGCGCTAATTATGGTTGGCGTTGTTACGAAGGAAACAACACATACAATACAGATAGTTGCAGGGGCAAAAGAAATTACAGGTTCCCCATTTTTTCTTATCCGCATAACCTTGATACAGGTGGTTTATCAGTGATAGGAGGGTATGTATACCGTGGGAATGCTTTTCCTGCATTAAAAGGTTATTATGTGTGCGCAGATTATTTAAGCAGTAATGCCTGGAAGATCATTTCAAACGGAAGTGGTGGATGGAATATTTACTTACAGAAAAATGTTCCCGCTTCTATTGTTTCTTTTGGTGAAGATGAACAGGGGGAATTGTATGCGGCTTCATTCAATGGTACCATATATAAAGTAGGAGCAACTGCAACTGCGATAAAAGCAAATGAACAGGCTGGCAATACTAATGCCATAAAGAATAATTATATATTTCCCACAGTTGTTACCAATGGAAAAATAAATATTGTTATGAAAGATAATTTCAGTAGAGTAAGAATATTAAATGTAAGTGGTCAGCAAATCATGCAGCAGCAACTGGCAGCACAGGTTAGAACTTTTACTTTATCGCTTCCTCACCTTACTGCAGGCATGTATTTGCTGGAACTTGCTGGAAAAACAACAGAGAAATTTAAATTTTTTATTCAATAG